The genomic segment TGGGGCGTCGCCTACCGCTGGAGCTCCGTCACCCAGGGCGACAACGGCATCATCATCGCGGAGCGGCCCACGCTCCTCGGTCTTTCCCTCCGGGAACCCTTGCCGTTTTTCTACTTCACGATGGCCGTCTTCCTCATCTGTCTCGTGCTTCTTTATCTCTTCGTTCAAAGCCCGTTCGGGCGCTCCCTGGTCGGAATCCGCGAGCGCGAAACGCGGATGGAAATGCTGGGCTACAACGTCTGGCTCCACAAATATCTGGCATTCATCATCGCCGGCACCTTCAGCGGAATTTCGGGGGTGCTGTGGACCCTGTTCAACCTTTTCGTCAGCCCCCCGGACGTGGAACTCATCGCTTCGGCGGAGGCGATTTTCATGGTGGCCCTCGGCGGGCCCGCCACGCTCATCGGGCCGGTCATCGGCGCGGCCATCATCCGTTCCCTGCAGCAGTTCGTCAGTATCTATGTCGAGCGCTGGCCGCTGATTCTCGGGGCCATCTACATCCTGACGATCATGCTCGGAAAGATGTACAACGTGGAGGGAATCCTGGGCATGTTCGCCAAGCTCCGCGAGAAAAAAGCGGCGGCGGCGGCGGAAAATTCGACAAGCTAATACGGTGTTTTTTGCTTATATTTCAGGATACGCGAGGCACCCTTTGCCACACCCCCAAGGAGGACACAGAATGAAGACAAAGTGGCTTGCAGCAATCGCAGGGATTGCCCTGGCCGTTTCGGTTGGCGCCGGCCCGGCCAGCGCGGCGGAAGTCCGTATCGGCTTCATCGCCCCGATGACCGGTATTTTCGCCCAAGTCGGAAAGGACATGAGCAACGGCTTCAAGATGTACCTTGAGGACAAGGGCCACAAAATGGGCCCCCTCAAGGTCAAATTCATCCTCGAGGACTCGACCGGAAAGCCGGCCGTCAACGTCCGCAAGGCGATGAAACTTGTTCAGCGGGACAAGGTTCACATGTTCCTGGGCGGAGTCCTCGCGAGCACAGGCTACGCGCTGGCGCCCGTGGCGGATCGCTTCAAGATTCCCTACATCTCCCCGGTTCCGGCCGCGGACGATCTGACCCAGCGCAAACTCTACAAATACTTCCTGCGCTCGGGCTTCACGAGCAGCCAGAACAGCCATCCGCTCGGTGAATGGGCCTACGATCAGGGATACCG from the bacterium genome contains:
- a CDS encoding branched-chain amino acid ABC transporter permease, whose translation is MATLGVLVFIGAITPFQDQFIQTLFTEILVFGIMAMSLDILLGFTGLASLGHAAYYGVASYGTAIIMTKTDWVWTFEMYEWASSIGMGIPYLFIAGIIIAIFFSAFFGFLAIRATGVYFLMITLSLAMVTWGVAYRWSSVTQGDNGIIIAERPTLLGLSLREPLPFFYFTMAVFLICLVLLYLFVQSPFGRSLVGIRERETRMEMLGYNVWLHKYLAFIIAGTFSGISGVLWTLFNLFVSPPDVELIASAEAIFMVALGGPATLIGPVIGAAIIRSLQQFVSIYVERWPLILGAIYILTIMLGKMYNVEGILGMFAKLREKKAAAAAENSTS